A single genomic interval of Methyloceanibacter caenitepidi harbors:
- a CDS encoding VIT1/CCC1 transporter family protein encodes MPQLEHSHNPREIARRLHHGPRVSYLRDWVYGGIDGTVTTFAVMAGVVGANLSATVVVILGLANLLADGFSMAASNFTGTKAERDEYEQLRRMEERHIDLAPEGEREEIRQIFRSKGFEGEALETVVTVLSQHRESWVEAMMTEEHGMAAVQRSPARAALYTFIAFVVCGSVPLLPYLARVDRPEWPSTIMTAAVFFAIGSIRSRWSPKSWWSAGSETLVIGMLAASVAYLVGHWLQGLV; translated from the coding sequence TTGCCTCAGCTTGAACACAGCCACAACCCTCGCGAAATCGCTCGGCGGCTGCATCACGGTCCGCGCGTCAGCTATCTGCGCGATTGGGTCTATGGCGGCATCGACGGCACGGTGACCACGTTCGCCGTCATGGCCGGTGTCGTAGGCGCCAATCTGTCGGCCACCGTGGTCGTCATTCTGGGCCTCGCCAACCTTCTCGCGGACGGGTTCTCCATGGCCGCGAGCAACTTCACAGGCACCAAGGCCGAGCGCGACGAATACGAGCAACTCCGCCGCATGGAAGAGCGCCATATCGACCTCGCCCCCGAAGGCGAGCGCGAGGAGATCCGTCAGATTTTCCGGAGCAAAGGCTTCGAAGGAGAGGCCCTCGAAACGGTCGTCACCGTGCTCAGCCAGCACCGGGAGAGCTGGGTCGAAGCGATGATGACGGAGGAGCACGGCATGGCCGCCGTCCAGCGCTCGCCCGCTCGTGCGGCGCTCTACACGTTCATCGCCTTCGTCGTTTGCGGCAGCGTCCCTCTACTCCCCTATCTCGCCAGGGTGGACCGGCCCGAATGGCCCTCTACGATCATGACCGCCGCGGTCTTCTTCGCTATCGGGTCCATTCGCAGCCGCTGGTCGCCCAAATCTTGGTGGTCCGCCGGATCCGAGACTCTCGTCATCGGCATGCTCGCCGCGAGTGTCGCCTATCTCGTCGGTCATTGGCTGCAAGGGTTGGTCTAG
- a CDS encoding DUF2865 domain-containing protein: MRVHRGFRRVFAPSAAHPAPFSARAIAGLGALALGCLTLSGDGFAQSEQDIRCMQLQQELDAASGGGGNNPELISLNQELNQATQAHRAVKSEMDRAGCYERMLIFGRALKRTPRCLSLNSRVEDARRQVERLQAQRASLGGGGNRRRQQELQRAMQQNGCSGVPQSNGGFFDFFGGPRQEYQTPIYRSINPNGRYRTVCVRLCDGFYFPIHYSTYGSQAGQDAQRCQASCAAPAELYVYRNPGQEIEQAISLSGSPYMDLPVALRYRKEFVKGCSCKKSEYNPMEIQEANQKAQGMPEDGATQASAAPQAPAAPEAQPEPSGPPPQLNLDIGGASPSELQITPPPQAAQNGAPTLQVPVPPGFQPPPAAQPAPQAASEAPPQGQSSFVKKSAPTPN; this comes from the coding sequence GTGAGGGTCCATCGCGGTTTTCGGCGTGTTTTCGCGCCAAGCGCGGCGCATCCGGCGCCTTTCTCAGCGCGGGCCATTGCCGGCCTGGGCGCGCTGGCGCTCGGCTGCCTGACACTGTCCGGCGACGGCTTCGCCCAGTCCGAGCAGGATATCCGCTGCATGCAGCTGCAGCAGGAACTGGATGCGGCCAGCGGCGGTGGCGGCAACAATCCCGAGCTGATCTCGCTCAATCAGGAACTCAACCAAGCCACGCAGGCGCACAGGGCCGTGAAGTCGGAAATGGACCGGGCTGGCTGCTACGAACGCATGCTCATTTTCGGACGGGCTCTGAAGAGGACGCCTCGGTGTCTGAGCCTTAACTCCCGCGTCGAAGATGCGCGGCGCCAGGTCGAGCGCCTGCAGGCGCAGCGCGCCTCGCTAGGCGGCGGCGGCAACCGGCGCCGGCAGCAAGAACTCCAGCGCGCCATGCAGCAGAATGGTTGTAGCGGCGTGCCTCAGTCGAACGGCGGTTTCTTCGACTTCTTCGGCGGCCCCCGCCAGGAGTACCAGACGCCGATCTATCGCAGCATCAATCCCAACGGCCGGTACCGGACCGTGTGTGTGCGCCTCTGCGACGGCTTCTATTTCCCGATCCATTACTCCACCTACGGCAGCCAGGCCGGCCAGGACGCGCAGAGATGCCAGGCGAGCTGCGCCGCGCCGGCCGAGCTCTACGTCTACCGCAATCCCGGCCAGGAGATCGAACAGGCGATCTCGCTGAGCGGCTCGCCCTACATGGATCTGCCCGTGGCGCTCCGCTACCGCAAGGAGTTCGTAAAGGGGTGCTCGTGCAAGAAGTCCGAGTACAACCCGATGGAGATCCAGGAGGCCAACCAGAAGGCGCAAGGGATGCCCGAGGACGGCGCGACCCAAGCGTCCGCGGCACCGCAGGCGCCGGCCGCGCCCGAGGCCCAGCCCGAACCGAGCGGACCGCCCCCGCAGCTCAATCTGGATATCGGGGGCGCATCGCCGTCCGAATTGCAGATCACGCCGCCGCCGCAAGCGGCCCAAAACGGCGCACCGACTTTGCAGGTGCCCGTGCCTCCGGGCTTCCAGCCGCCGCCAGCGGCGCAACCCGCGCCCCAGGCCGCGTCCGAAGCTCCGCCACAGGGCCAGTCTTCGTTCGTCAAGAAATCCGCGCCGACCCCGAACTAG
- a CDS encoding class II 3-deoxy-7-phosphoheptulonate synthase, with protein sequence MAPRWSPDSWRSKPIEQVPEYPDPSALSEVEQQLASFPPLVFAGEARELKAKLGRVAQGEAFLLQGGDCAESFAEHGPDTIRDFFRVFLQMAVVLTYAGGSPVVKVGRIAGQFAKPRSSSTETSDGVSLPSYRGDIINGIEFSELDRNPDPQRMHMAYRQAAATLNLLRAFSQGGYANLEHVHQWNLGFVEDSPAGHRYQELSDDIAQTLRFMRAIGLTPENTPQLRSTSLYTSHEALLLGYEQALTRIDSTSGDWYATSGHFLWAGDRTRQLDHAHLEFLRGVKNPIGVKCGPSLDSDELLRLIDLLSPQNEPGRLTLICRFGADKVGDHLPALIRAVEREGKTVVWTCDPMHGNTIKAGSGYKTRPFDLIVKEAEAFFDVHRAEGTHAGGIHVEMTGNNVTECVGGAKAVTETDLSDRYHTHCDPRLNADQSIELAFIVAARLRREREGRPVPQVSVAAGE encoded by the coding sequence ATGGCACCGCGTTGGAGCCCCGATAGCTGGCGTTCAAAGCCGATTGAACAGGTTCCGGAGTACCCGGATCCCTCCGCCCTGTCCGAAGTCGAGCAGCAGCTTGCCTCGTTTCCGCCGCTTGTTTTTGCAGGCGAGGCGCGGGAGCTGAAGGCGAAGCTTGGCCGCGTCGCGCAAGGGGAGGCCTTCCTGCTGCAAGGCGGCGACTGCGCGGAGAGCTTCGCGGAGCACGGACCGGACACGATTCGCGACTTCTTCCGGGTGTTTCTGCAGATGGCTGTGGTGCTCACCTATGCGGGCGGGTCGCCCGTGGTCAAGGTCGGCCGCATCGCTGGCCAGTTCGCGAAGCCGCGTTCGTCGTCCACCGAGACGTCGGATGGGGTCTCCTTGCCGAGCTATCGCGGCGACATCATCAACGGTATCGAATTTTCAGAGCTGGATCGCAATCCCGATCCGCAGCGCATGCACATGGCCTATCGTCAGGCCGCGGCCACGCTCAATCTGCTTCGCGCGTTCTCGCAAGGCGGTTACGCAAATCTCGAGCATGTGCATCAGTGGAATCTCGGCTTTGTCGAAGACAGCCCAGCGGGTCACCGCTATCAGGAGCTTTCCGACGATATCGCCCAAACGCTGCGCTTCATGCGCGCGATCGGGCTGACGCCCGAGAATACGCCGCAACTGCGGTCGACGAGCCTGTACACGAGCCATGAGGCGCTGCTGCTTGGTTACGAGCAGGCGCTGACCCGAATCGATTCCACGTCGGGCGATTGGTACGCCACGTCGGGCCATTTTCTGTGGGCCGGCGACCGGACGCGCCAGCTCGACCATGCACATCTCGAATTCCTGCGCGGGGTCAAGAATCCCATCGGCGTGAAGTGCGGGCCGAGCCTCGATTCGGACGAACTGCTGCGGCTGATCGATCTCTTAAGCCCGCAGAACGAGCCGGGACGTTTGACGCTGATCTGCCGTTTCGGCGCAGACAAGGTGGGAGACCATTTGCCGGCGCTGATCCGCGCGGTCGAACGCGAAGGCAAGACGGTGGTGTGGACCTGCGATCCGATGCACGGCAACACGATTAAGGCCGGCAGCGGATACAAGACGCGGCCGTTCGACTTGATCGTCAAGGAGGCGGAAGCCTTCTTCGACGTGCATCGCGCCGAAGGCACTCACGCCGGCGGCATCCATGTGGAGATGACGGGCAACAACGTCACCGAATGTGTCGGCGGCGCGAAGGCGGTCACCGAGACCGACCTGTCCGACCGGTATCACACCCACTGCGATCCCCGGCTCAATGCCGATCAGTCGATCGAGCTGGCCTTCATCGTGGCGGCGCGTCTGCGCCGCGAGCGGGAAGGCCGGCCCGTGCCTCAAGTCTCCGTCGCGGCAGGCGAGTAG
- the gor gene encoding glutathione-disulfide reductase codes for MSDHDYDLFVIGAGSGGVRAARLAAQLGKRVGIAEEYRVGGTCVIRGCVPKKLLVYGSRYGAEIEDAKAFGWSYDNLAFDWSTLIHNVQREVDRLNGVYTRTLENNGVDRFLTRATVEGPHSVRLADREEAVSAEYILVATGSAPAFPSIPGAEHFISSNECFKFEALPQSIVILGAGYIGMEFASIFAGLGVEVTVVHRGEQILRGFDKDLCDTVAEALRDRGVDLRMCTNITSVEKDGDGYRVALTDGDCLHASKVMAATGRTPNTKGLGLEAVGVELGNNGKVIVDAYSRTAVDSIYAVGDVTDRANLTPVAIREGTAFVETVFEDRPKAMDYGFIPTAVFTEPEIGTVGLTEEEARENHAIDVYKTSFRPMRATISGRGEQVFMKLIVDVETDKVLGLHMVGPDAAEIVQMAAIPLRLGATKADFDATMALHPSMAEEFVTLRQKWEPPTPIKGSDAAA; via the coding sequence GTGTCTGACCACGACTACGATTTGTTTGTTATCGGAGCAGGATCCGGCGGCGTTCGAGCGGCCAGACTTGCGGCTCAGCTCGGCAAGCGCGTCGGCATCGCCGAGGAATACCGTGTCGGCGGTACCTGCGTCATTCGCGGCTGCGTGCCGAAGAAGCTTTTGGTCTATGGCAGCCGCTATGGAGCTGAGATCGAAGATGCCAAGGCTTTCGGCTGGTCCTATGACAACCTTGCGTTCGATTGGTCCACGCTGATCCATAATGTGCAGCGCGAGGTCGATAGGCTCAACGGCGTCTATACGCGTACCCTCGAGAATAACGGGGTCGACCGCTTCCTGACGCGGGCCACGGTGGAGGGGCCACATAGCGTGCGCCTCGCCGATCGCGAGGAGGCCGTGTCGGCCGAGTACATCCTGGTCGCCACCGGTTCGGCGCCGGCCTTTCCCTCCATACCGGGAGCGGAACATTTCATCAGCTCAAACGAGTGCTTCAAGTTCGAGGCGCTGCCCCAGAGCATTGTCATTCTGGGGGCCGGCTATATCGGCATGGAGTTCGCCTCGATCTTCGCAGGGCTGGGCGTCGAGGTCACGGTTGTCCATCGCGGCGAACAGATCCTGCGCGGTTTCGACAAGGACTTGTGCGACACCGTCGCAGAGGCCTTGCGCGATCGCGGCGTGGACTTGCGGATGTGCACAAATATTACCTCGGTCGAGAAGGACGGCGACGGATACCGTGTCGCGCTGACGGACGGCGATTGTCTTCATGCGTCGAAGGTCATGGCGGCGACCGGCCGCACGCCAAACACGAAGGGGCTGGGGCTCGAAGCCGTCGGCGTCGAACTCGGCAACAACGGCAAGGTGATCGTGGACGCCTATTCGAGAACGGCCGTCGACAGTATCTATGCCGTTGGCGATGTGACCGACCGCGCCAATCTCACGCCGGTCGCGATCCGTGAGGGGACGGCTTTTGTGGAGACGGTGTTCGAAGATCGTCCCAAGGCGATGGACTACGGCTTCATCCCGACGGCGGTTTTCACCGAGCCCGAGATCGGGACTGTGGGACTCACGGAAGAGGAGGCGCGCGAGAACCATGCGATCGATGTCTACAAGACGAGCTTTCGGCCCATGCGTGCGACCATCAGCGGGCGCGGTGAGCAGGTGTTCATGAAGCTGATTGTGGACGTGGAGACCGACAAAGTTCTCGGCCTGCATATGGTCGGGCCGGATGCAGCCGAAATCGTTCAGATGGCGGCGATCCCCTTGCGGCTCGGCGCGACCAAGGCCGATTTCGACGCCACGATGGCGCTTCATCCCAGCATGGCGGAAGAGTTTGTAACCCTGCGGCAGAAATGGGAGCCGCCAACACCAATCAAGGGATCAGATGCGGCGGCTTGA
- a CDS encoding SDR family NAD(P)-dependent oxidoreductase: MRRLEEKIALVTGGGAGIGRAISETFAREGAHVIVADIDGEAAKETADQIVKSNGAAEAQTVDITDTAEVQALMAAIKDAHGRLDVLVNNAGVGARADFRHLTDEDWEKVWSVNLDGTVKCAREAFDLMRASGKASIINLSSVMSAKHTRQMAVYSATKGAVSALSRSLAVEYAPYGIRVNTLLPGYVETALIGRYLKNPGIAKALLTQTPLRRFGTPEDIANAALFLASDEAAYITGAALNVDGGMQTTL, encoded by the coding sequence ATGCGGCGGCTTGAGGAAAAAATAGCACTCGTAACGGGCGGGGGCGCAGGCATCGGCCGCGCCATCAGCGAGACTTTCGCGCGTGAAGGCGCGCATGTGATTGTTGCGGATATCGACGGCGAAGCGGCCAAGGAGACGGCCGATCAAATCGTCAAGTCGAACGGTGCCGCCGAGGCGCAAACCGTCGACATCACGGACACGGCGGAAGTTCAGGCGTTGATGGCGGCTATCAAGGATGCCCATGGTCGGCTGGATGTGCTCGTCAACAATGCGGGCGTCGGCGCGCGCGCGGACTTCCGCCATCTGACGGACGAGGACTGGGAGAAGGTGTGGTCCGTCAATCTCGACGGGACCGTGAAATGCGCGCGGGAGGCCTTCGACCTGATGCGCGCGTCGGGCAAGGCCTCGATCATCAATCTGTCTTCGGTGATGTCGGCCAAGCATACGCGTCAGATGGCGGTCTACTCTGCCACCAAAGGCGCGGTGTCGGCGTTGTCACGCAGTCTCGCGGTCGAATACGCACCCTACGGTATCCGGGTGAACACGCTGCTTCCGGGCTATGTGGAGACGGCGCTGATCGGCCGCTATCTGAAGAATCCCGGCATCGCGAAGGCGCTCCTCACCCAGACGCCGCTCCGGCGGTTCGGGACGCCTGAAGACATCGCCAATGCCGCATTGTTCCTGGCGTCCGACGAGGCGGCCTATATCACGGGTGCCGCGCTAAACGTCGATGGCGGGATGCAGACGACCCTCTAG
- the rpiA gene encoding ribose-5-phosphate isomerase RpiA: MSESARTIEGYKAAAARAAIDLVQPGMRLGLGTGSTAAPFVEEVGARVRDGLNVICVPTSEATRNHAEALGIPLTTLDETPHLDLTVDGADEIDDQLRLIKGGGGALLREKIVATASERMVVIADDRKLSRTLGSHPLPIEVVRFGLKATVQLIQALSAEAGCEGEIRLRPGEGGRPFVTDQGNLIVDCAFPKIAEPEVLAFALTRVPGVVEHGLFLGLCDMAIVAGANGIQVLKHPSA, translated from the coding sequence ATGTCGGAAAGCGCACGGACGATCGAAGGGTACAAGGCCGCCGCGGCGAGGGCGGCGATCGACTTGGTACAACCCGGCATGCGGCTTGGGCTCGGCACGGGCTCTACGGCGGCACCTTTTGTCGAAGAGGTCGGCGCGCGCGTGCGCGACGGGCTCAACGTCATCTGCGTGCCGACATCGGAGGCGACGCGCAACCATGCCGAGGCCTTGGGCATACCGCTGACGACGCTGGATGAGACACCGCATCTCGATCTGACCGTGGACGGCGCCGACGAGATCGACGACCAGCTTCGATTGATCAAAGGCGGCGGCGGCGCCTTGTTGCGGGAGAAGATTGTCGCAACGGCATCCGAGCGCATGGTTGTCATCGCCGACGACCGGAAGCTGTCACGAACGCTCGGGTCCCATCCGCTGCCCATCGAAGTGGTGCGCTTCGGTCTGAAGGCCACCGTGCAGCTGATCCAGGCTCTTTCGGCGGAAGCCGGGTGCGAGGGCGAGATTCGGCTGCGGCCCGGTGAGGGCGGCCGCCCGTTCGTCACCGATCAGGGTAATCTGATCGTAGACTGCGCATTTCCCAAGATTGCCGAGCCCGAGGTTCTTGCTTTCGCCCTGACGCGCGTGCCCGGCGTGGTCGAGCACGGCCTTTTTCTCGGACTTTGCGATATGGCAATTGTCGCGGGCGCGAATGGCATACAAGTCTTGAAGCATCCGAGCGCATAA
- the gltX gene encoding glutamate--tRNA ligase — MTVTVRFAPSPTGRLHAGNIRTAIINALFARKAGGTFILRLDDTDKERSTEAFARGIEEDIAWLGIEWSEKVRQSDRLARYDAAVEKLKEMGRLYPAYETPEELELKRKRQLARGKPPVYDRAALELTDEDKAALEAEGRKPHWRFKLEPRDVVWEDLVRGRQHVDAGSLSDPVLIRGDGTFLYTLPSVVDDIDLGVTHVIRGEDHVANTAPQIQLFEALSAKAPDFGHHNLLVGAEGQALSKRDKSLSIQGMREEGLEPLAVVSYAATIGTSDPIAPHDSLDVLAEAFDFGKLSRAPARFDPHELGLLNAKLLHTLPFSAVADRLAELGVTGGEAFWDAVRGNLEVLKDAKDWWTVVTGPIEPVIDDPDFCAAAVELLPLEPWDEETWGTWTGAVKAETGAKGKALFQPLRLALTGQPHGPELKQLLPLIGRERALKRLRGEAA, encoded by the coding sequence ATGACTGTCACCGTCCGCTTCGCGCCGAGCCCCACCGGGCGGCTGCATGCCGGCAATATCCGCACCGCGATCATCAATGCGCTGTTCGCCCGGAAGGCCGGCGGGACCTTCATCTTGCGCCTCGACGACACGGACAAGGAACGCTCGACGGAAGCGTTCGCGCGCGGCATCGAGGAGGACATCGCCTGGCTGGGCATCGAGTGGTCAGAGAAGGTCAGGCAGTCGGATCGGCTCGCCCGGTATGATGCGGCCGTCGAGAAGCTGAAGGAGATGGGCCGTCTTTATCCCGCCTACGAGACGCCCGAGGAACTGGAACTCAAGCGCAAGCGTCAGCTCGCGCGCGGCAAGCCGCCCGTCTACGATCGGGCTGCTCTTGAGCTGACCGACGAGGACAAGGCGGCGCTCGAGGCCGAGGGGCGCAAACCCCATTGGCGCTTCAAGCTGGAGCCGCGCGACGTGGTCTGGGAAGATCTCGTGCGGGGCCGGCAGCATGTGGATGCGGGCTCCCTGTCCGATCCCGTCCTGATCCGCGGCGACGGCACCTTCCTCTACACGCTGCCGAGCGTGGTCGACGACATCGATCTCGGCGTTACCCATGTCATTCGCGGCGAGGATCATGTGGCCAACACGGCGCCGCAGATCCAGCTCTTCGAGGCGCTGAGCGCTAAGGCGCCCGATTTCGGGCATCACAATCTTCTCGTGGGCGCCGAGGGGCAGGCTCTGTCGAAGCGCGACAAGTCCCTGTCGATCCAGGGCATGCGCGAGGAGGGGCTCGAACCGCTTGCCGTGGTCAGCTACGCGGCGACGATCGGCACCAGCGATCCGATCGCGCCCCACGACAGTCTGGACGTGCTCGCAGAGGCCTTCGACTTCGGCAAGCTGTCGCGGGCGCCGGCCAGGTTCGATCCGCACGAGCTTGGCCTTCTGAACGCCAAGCTGCTGCACACCCTCCCGTTCTCCGCCGTTGCCGACCGGCTCGCGGAGCTGGGCGTGACCGGCGGCGAGGCGTTTTGGGACGCGGTTCGGGGCAATCTCGAGGTGCTCAAAGACGCGAAGGACTGGTGGACCGTGGTCACGGGCCCGATCGAGCCGGTCATTGACGATCCGGACTTTTGCGCTGCTGCCGTGGAGTTGCTGCCGCTTGAGCCTTGGGACGAAGAAACCTGGGGAACGTGGACCGGCGCCGTTAAGGCCGAGACGGGAGCCAAGGGAAAGGCACTGTTCCAGCCCTTAAGACTTGCGCTGACCGGACAGCCTCACGGGCCGGAACTGAAGCAGTTACTGCCGTTGATCGGCCGGGAGCGGGCGCTAAAGCGCCTGCGCGGGGAGGCTGCGTAA
- a CDS encoding NAD+ synthase — translation MGSETKDSFKLALAQANPVLGDLDGNLETAWGLREGFAASGADLVVFSELFLTGYPLEDLVLKPALQRAARAACEDLAARTKDGGPAVLMGVPWAEGDDVYNAVALLDEGRIAAVRYKHVLPNYGVFDEKRVFAPGPIPEPIAFRGLKLGVPICEDIWEEGICASLAEAGADLLIVPNGSPYWMGKQAIRYGVAEARVAEAKRPLVYLNQFGGQDELVFDGASFVLNADGKCVVQMPAWQDAALVTDWHRDADGWRCAQGEIAAIEAGDSANYLACVTGLRDYIDKNGFPGVVLGLSGGIDSALCAVMAVDALGADRVHCIMLPYEYTSSESLTDAEQIAKALGVRYDIVPIHDGVDGLGACLSEVLGGPPDGFTAENLQSRTRGTLLMAVSNKLGPLVLTTGNKSEVSVGYATLYGDMNGGFNPIKDLYKGQVYALSRYRNQNRPKGCLGPDGVIIPENVLTKDPSAELKPDQRDVDSLPPYPVLDDILNCLVERELSVPEIVERGHDVEMVKKVERMLYLAEYKRRQAAPGVKITERNFGRDRRYPITNKFREIT, via the coding sequence ATGGGCAGTGAAACCAAGGACTCATTCAAGCTCGCGCTCGCGCAGGCCAACCCTGTCCTCGGCGACTTGGACGGCAATCTCGAAACTGCATGGGGATTGCGGGAGGGCTTTGCCGCGTCCGGCGCGGATTTGGTGGTCTTTTCCGAACTCTTCCTGACCGGGTATCCGCTGGAGGATCTCGTGTTGAAGCCGGCCTTGCAGCGTGCGGCGCGCGCCGCGTGCGAGGACCTGGCGGCGCGCACCAAAGATGGCGGGCCGGCCGTGCTGATGGGTGTTCCCTGGGCGGAAGGCGACGATGTCTACAATGCGGTCGCGTTGCTGGACGAGGGCCGCATCGCCGCCGTGCGGTACAAGCATGTCTTGCCCAATTACGGCGTGTTCGACGAGAAGCGGGTCTTTGCGCCGGGGCCGATCCCCGAGCCGATCGCCTTCCGGGGGCTCAAGCTGGGCGTTCCGATCTGCGAAGACATTTGGGAGGAGGGCATTTGCGCATCCCTGGCCGAGGCCGGGGCCGATCTCCTGATCGTGCCCAATGGCTCGCCCTATTGGATGGGGAAGCAGGCGATCCGCTACGGCGTGGCCGAGGCACGGGTCGCCGAAGCGAAACGCCCGCTCGTCTATCTCAACCAGTTCGGCGGACAGGACGAGCTGGTGTTCGACGGCGCCTCCTTCGTGCTCAACGCCGATGGAAAATGCGTGGTGCAAATGCCGGCTTGGCAGGATGCGGCGCTCGTCACTGATTGGCACCGCGACGCGGACGGCTGGCGTTGCGCACAAGGCGAGATCGCGGCCATCGAGGCCGGCGATTCAGCCAACTATCTGGCCTGTGTCACGGGCCTTCGCGACTACATCGACAAGAACGGTTTCCCCGGCGTCGTGCTGGGCCTGTCGGGCGGCATCGACTCGGCGCTGTGCGCGGTGATGGCCGTGGACGCGCTGGGCGCCGACCGAGTCCACTGCATCATGCTGCCGTACGAGTACACCAGCAGCGAGAGCCTGACTGACGCGGAGCAGATCGCGAAAGCGCTGGGCGTCCGCTACGACATCGTGCCGATCCATGACGGCGTCGACGGCCTGGGCGCGTGCCTCTCGGAGGTGCTGGGCGGCCCGCCGGACGGCTTCACGGCGGAGAATCTGCAGTCCCGGACGCGCGGCACGCTCTTGATGGCGGTGTCCAACAAGCTCGGGCCGCTCGTGCTGACAACCGGGAACAAGTCTGAGGTTTCAGTCGGTTACGCGACTTTGTATGGCGATATGAACGGCGGGTTCAATCCCATCAAGGACCTGTATAAGGGCCAGGTTTATGCACTGTCGCGCTATCGCAATCAGAACCGGCCGAAGGGATGCCTCGGGCCCGACGGCGTGATCATCCCGGAGAATGTCCTCACCAAGGACCCGTCGGCGGAACTGAAGCCCGATCAGCGGGACGTGGATTCCCTGCCGCCCTATCCGGTGCTGGACGACATCCTCAATTGCCTTGTGGAGCGCGAACTCTCCGTACCGGAGATCGTGGAGCGCGGGCACGACGTCGAAATGGTCAAGAAGGTCGAGCGCATGCTCTATCTCGCCGAGTACAAGCGCCGCCAGGCCGCGCCCGGCGTCAAAATCACCGAGCGAAATTTCGGCCGGGACCGGCGCTATCCGATCACCAACAAGTTCCGCGAGATCACTTAG
- a CDS encoding carboxylate-amine ligase, which produces MATKEPTFSIGIEEEYLLVDKQTRDLAPEPPAELLAKAEEASGGQVSPEFLRSQIEVGTHVCRSVQEARDQLVELRSTVGATAAEFGLAPIAASTHPFAHWDSQHHTNKERYNLLAQDLQYVVRRLVICGMHVHVGIDDDDLRIDLLSQAPYFLPHLLALSTSSPFWQGEATGLKSYRLSVFDELPRTGIPHTFSSYSEYERTIELMVSAGLIEDATKIWWDLRPSARFPTLEMRVTDVCPLIEDAVAIAALFQCILRLLYRLRRQNQRWRHYPPFLIRENRWRAQRYGIEEGMVDFGRGAMVPFSHLIEELFELVAEDAAYFGCTREVAHARTILQRGTSADRQLKCYEKAKAAGASQHEALIAVVDELVAETAAVPGAGTKAVLEGENA; this is translated from the coding sequence ATGGCGACCAAAGAACCGACATTCAGCATCGGCATCGAGGAAGAGTATCTTCTCGTCGATAAACAGACTCGCGACCTTGCCCCCGAACCGCCGGCCGAGTTGCTGGCCAAAGCCGAAGAGGCCTCGGGCGGTCAGGTCAGCCCTGAATTTCTTCGGTCCCAGATCGAGGTCGGCACCCATGTCTGCCGTTCGGTGCAAGAAGCCCGCGACCAGCTGGTTGAACTCCGTTCGACTGTGGGAGCGACCGCCGCGGAGTTCGGTCTGGCTCCTATCGCCGCCTCGACGCACCCTTTCGCGCATTGGGATAGTCAGCACCACACAAACAAAGAGCGCTACAACCTGCTCGCTCAGGACCTTCAATACGTGGTCCGCCGGCTGGTGATCTGCGGCATGCATGTCCATGTGGGCATCGACGACGACGACCTTCGGATCGATCTCCTCAGCCAAGCCCCTTACTTCCTGCCGCATCTCCTGGCGCTGTCGACGTCGTCGCCATTTTGGCAGGGTGAGGCAACGGGCCTCAAATCCTACAGGCTGTCAGTGTTCGACGAATTGCCGCGCACGGGCATTCCGCACACCTTTTCCAGCTACAGCGAATACGAGCGCACCATCGAACTCATGGTGAGCGCCGGCTTGATCGAGGACGCCACCAAGATCTGGTGGGACCTGCGCCCTTCGGCACGGTTCCCGACCCTCGAGATGCGGGTCACCGATGTCTGTCCGTTGATCGAGGACGCCGTCGCCATCGCCGCCCTATTCCAGTGCATCCTGCGCCTTCTCTACCGGCTCCGCCGGCAGAACCAGCGCTGGCGCCACTACCCGCCGTTTCTCATCCGCGAAAACCGCTGGCGCGCCCAGCGCTACGGCATCGAGGAAGGTATGGTCGATTTCGGCCGCGGCGCCATGGTGCCCTTCTCGCATCTAATCGAGGAACTGTTCGAACTCGTCGCCGAGGATGCGGCCTATTTTGGCTGCACGCGCGAGGTCGCACATGCCCGCACGATTCTGCAACGCGGCACCAGCGCCGACCGCCAGCTCAAATGCTACGAGAAGGCCAAGGCCGCCGGCGCATCCCAGCATGAAGCCCTGATCGCCGTTGTCGACGAACTCGTGGCGGAGACCGCCGCCGTCCCCGGTGCCGGCACCAAAGCCGTGCTGGAAGGCGAGAACGCCTAA